In Bosea sp. (in: a-proteobacteria), one DNA window encodes the following:
- a CDS encoding biotin transporter BioY: MTDLALSRPFSPLRLESRSLAWQAGAVIVGSLLLALSSQIKVPMYPVPMTMQTFAVTLIGALYGWRLGAVTVVAWLMQGLIGLPVLAGAGGVAYFVAPTGGYLLAFPFAAALTGWLAQRGWNGNRVGLAFAAMLIGNALCLVIGTAWLSVLIGLPKAIALGAMPFVLGAALKSALAAAALKAFAPRG, encoded by the coding sequence ATGACCGACCTTGCCCTCAGCCGCCCGTTCAGCCCGCTGCGGCTGGAAAGCCGCTCGCTCGCCTGGCAGGCCGGGGCCGTGATCGTCGGCAGCCTTCTGCTGGCACTGTCCTCGCAGATCAAGGTGCCGATGTATCCGGTGCCGATGACGATGCAGACCTTCGCCGTGACGCTGATCGGCGCGCTCTATGGCTGGCGGCTGGGCGCCGTCACCGTCGTCGCCTGGCTGATGCAGGGCCTCATCGGCCTGCCGGTCCTGGCCGGGGCCGGCGGCGTGGCCTATTTCGTCGCCCCGACCGGCGGCTATCTGTTGGCCTTCCCCTTCGCCGCGGCGCTGACCGGGTGGCTCGCGCAGCGGGGCTGGAACGGCAACCGCGTCGGCCTCGCCTTCGCCGCCATGCTCATCGGCAACGCGCTGTGCCTGGTGATCGGCACGGCCTGGCTTTCCGTCCTGATCGGCCTGCCCAAGGCGATCGCGCTGGGCGCCATGCCCTTCGTGCTCGGCGCCGCGCTGAAATCGGCGCTCGCCGCCGCCGCGCTCAAGGCCTTCGCGCCGCGCGGCTGA
- a CDS encoding energy transducer TonB, with protein sequence MMSLERPAISRFAPAALRWSLAALIVAGAHGTAGWVIANWQRAEAAMGAPPAAVMIELSPLAVAPETPPQEVAPGPEMTEAQPEPEPPPPEPVETPSEIEPPPEPEPVAVPELDIPIPELPPLPDALAVLTPPPKEEAKPPPPEVKPRPKPKPRVVEKKKPVRPDKPKAEQTTAPVAQAQAAPRAAAPASGASSPSPAATASWRGSLMAHLNRYKRFPGGASPGTVQVAFSIDRGGRVLSARLLRGSGDAALDGEAVAMIRRASPVPAPPEGVGGSAIALAVPIRFSR encoded by the coding sequence ATGATGAGCCTGGAACGCCCCGCGATCTCGCGTTTCGCGCCGGCGGCGCTGCGCTGGAGCCTGGCGGCGCTGATCGTGGCCGGCGCCCACGGCACGGCCGGCTGGGTCATCGCCAACTGGCAGCGCGCCGAGGCGGCGATGGGAGCGCCTCCCGCCGCCGTGATGATCGAGCTTTCGCCGCTGGCCGTCGCGCCCGAGACGCCTCCCCAGGAGGTCGCGCCGGGCCCGGAGATGACCGAGGCCCAGCCGGAGCCCGAACCGCCGCCGCCCGAGCCGGTCGAGACGCCAAGCGAGATCGAGCCGCCGCCGGAACCCGAGCCGGTCGCGGTGCCGGAGCTCGATATCCCGATTCCCGAGCTGCCGCCGCTGCCGGATGCTCTAGCCGTCCTGACGCCGCCACCGAAGGAGGAGGCGAAGCCGCCGCCGCCGGAGGTGAAACCCAGGCCGAAGCCGAAACCCAGGGTCGTCGAGAAGAAGAAGCCGGTCCGGCCCGACAAGCCGAAAGCCGAGCAGACAACCGCGCCGGTCGCGCAGGCGCAAGCCGCGCCCCGTGCGGCGGCACCTGCTTCCGGCGCCTCCTCGCCGTCTCCGGCCGCGACCGCGAGCTGGCGGGGTTCGCTGATGGCCCATCTCAACCGCTACAAGCGCTTCCCCGGCGGAGCCAGCCCCGGTACGGTGCAGGTCGCCTTCAGCATCGACCGTGGCGGGCGCGTGCTCTCGGCCCGGCTCCTGCGCGGCTCTGGCGATGCGGCGCTGGACGGGGAGGCGGTCGCGATGATCCGCCGCGCCAGCCCCGTTCCGGCTCCCCCGGAGGGAGTGGGCGGCAGCGCGATCGCGCTCGCCGTGCCGATCCGGTTCTCGCGCTGA
- a CDS encoding ABC transporter ATP-binding protein, translating into MIAVLEARDLARSFGGVKAVDGVSFSVEAGRLVALIGPNGAGKTTCFNMLNGQLRPDRGEVFLAGRAITGLAPRKVWRLGVGRTFQITATFASMTVRENVQTALTSHAGESWRLIGRADRRHGAAADALLDQVGMREQAGRACGVLAYGDLKRVELAVALANAPKLLLMDEPTAGMAPQERIELMALTARIARERGIAVLFTEHDMDVVFAHADRVLVLDHGRLIASGTGAEVRGDPRVREVYLGTGLASGGH; encoded by the coding sequence ATGATCGCGGTGCTGGAAGCGCGCGACCTCGCCCGGTCCTTCGGCGGCGTGAAGGCGGTCGACGGCGTCTCGTTTTCGGTCGAGGCCGGAAGGCTCGTCGCGCTGATCGGCCCCAACGGCGCCGGCAAGACGACCTGCTTCAACATGCTGAACGGCCAGCTCAGGCCCGATCGCGGCGAGGTCTTCCTCGCCGGCCGTGCCATCACCGGACTCGCGCCGCGCAAGGTCTGGCGCCTCGGCGTCGGCCGCACCTTCCAGATCACCGCGACCTTCGCCTCGATGACCGTGCGCGAGAACGTCCAGACGGCGCTGACCTCGCATGCCGGCGAGAGCTGGCGCCTCATCGGCCGGGCCGACCGGCGCCATGGCGCAGCGGCCGACGCGCTGCTCGATCAGGTCGGCATGCGCGAGCAGGCCGGGCGCGCCTGCGGCGTGCTCGCCTATGGCGATCTGAAGCGCGTCGAGCTCGCGGTCGCGCTCGCCAATGCGCCCAAGCTCCTGCTGATGGACGAGCCGACCGCCGGCATGGCGCCGCAGGAGCGCATCGAACTGATGGCGCTGACCGCCCGCATCGCGCGGGAACGCGGCATCGCCGTGCTGTTCACCGAGCACGACATGGATGTCGTCTTCGCCCATGCCGACCGCGTGCTGGTGCTCGATCACGGCCGGCTGATCGCGTCCGGCACCGGCGCCGAGGTGCGTGGCGACCCAAGGGTGCGCGAAGTCTATCTCGGCACCGGCTTAGCCTCGGGGGGGCATTGA
- a CDS encoding GAF domain-containing protein: protein MFEARSIDSGSKPEFYRALAAQLEALLAGESDPIANAANTSALLFQAMPDLNWAGFYFMRGGELVLGPFQGRPACVRIPVGKGVCGTAVARGCSILVEDVQAFPGHIACDFASRSELVVPLHGRDGIIGVIDLDSPSPGRFDADDRTGIEEVAAIWLSACGEVERSTLARAS from the coding sequence ATGTTCGAGGCACGCAGCATCGACAGTGGCAGCAAGCCGGAATTCTACCGCGCGCTCGCGGCGCAGCTCGAAGCCCTGCTCGCCGGCGAGAGCGACCCCATCGCCAACGCCGCCAACACCTCGGCCCTGCTGTTCCAGGCGATGCCGGACCTGAACTGGGCCGGCTTCTACTTCATGCGCGGCGGCGAGCTCGTGCTCGGGCCGTTCCAGGGCAGGCCGGCCTGCGTCCGCATCCCGGTCGGCAAGGGCGTCTGCGGTACGGCGGTCGCGCGCGGCTGCTCGATTCTCGTCGAGGACGTTCAGGCCTTCCCCGGCCATATCGCCTGCGATTTTGCCTCGCGCTCGGAGCTCGTGGTGCCGTTGCACGGCCGCGACGGCATCATCGGCGTGATCGATCTCGACAGCCCGTCACCGGGGCGCTTCGACGCCGACGACCGGACCGGCATCGAAGAGGTCGCGGCGATCTGGCTTTCCGCCTGCGGAGAGGTTGAGCGGAGCACCCTGGCCAGAGCCTCCTGA
- the exbB gene encoding tonB-system energizer ExbB — MRAFRLALVAVSLSVVAQAQEPGQPAEPLPPTLPGLGINPPMSAHPPLAPAETAAPPAMATLPHDLSPWGMFMAADIVVKAVMLGLAFASLVTWTIWLAKAMELAAAKRSAGRALRRIEAADSLGEAAGAAAGKSGKLRGAVGQLLSAALAETRRSADLGEDGTKERVAIALSRIEARAGRAMARGTGLLATIGSTAPFVGLFGTVWGIMNAFIGISQARTTNLAVVAPSIAEALLATAIGLVAAIPAVIIYNVFARAITGYRATLSDASGEILRHLSRDLERRGRKAAPLAAAE; from the coding sequence ATGCGTGCGTTTCGTCTGGCTCTCGTCGCGGTGAGCCTGTCCGTGGTGGCCCAGGCCCAGGAGCCCGGGCAGCCTGCCGAACCCCTGCCGCCCACGCTGCCTGGGCTCGGCATCAACCCGCCGATGAGCGCCCATCCGCCGCTGGCGCCCGCCGAGACGGCTGCGCCGCCCGCGATGGCGACGCTGCCGCATGATCTGTCCCCGTGGGGCATGTTCATGGCCGCCGACATCGTCGTGAAGGCGGTGATGCTCGGGCTCGCCTTCGCCTCGCTCGTGACCTGGACGATCTGGCTCGCCAAGGCGATGGAGCTCGCGGCGGCCAAGCGCTCCGCCGGCCGGGCGCTCAGGCGCATCGAGGCGGCGGACAGCCTCGGCGAGGCGGCCGGAGCGGCCGCCGGCAAGAGCGGCAAGCTGCGCGGCGCCGTCGGCCAGTTGCTGTCGGCGGCGCTGGCCGAGACGCGCCGCTCGGCCGATCTCGGCGAGGACGGCACCAAGGAGCGCGTCGCCATCGCGCTCTCCCGGATCGAGGCGCGCGCCGGCCGCGCCATGGCGCGCGGCACCGGCCTTCTCGCCACGATCGGCTCGACCGCGCCCTTCGTCGGCCTGTTCGGCACGGTCTGGGGCATCATGAACGCCTTCATCGGCATCAGCCAGGCCAGGACGACCAATCTCGCCGTCGTCGCGCCGAGCATCGCCGAGGCGCTGCTGGCGACGGCGATCGGCCTCGTCGCCGCGATTCCCGCCGTCATCATCTACAACGTCTTCGCCCGCGCCATCACCGGCTACCGCGCCACGCTGTCCGATGCCTCGGGCGAGATCCTGCGCCATCTCTCGCGCGATCTGGAGCGCCGCGGGCGCAAGGCTGCGCCGCTCGCGGCGGCGGAGTGA
- the ssb gene encoding single-stranded DNA-binding protein: protein MAGSVNKVILIGNLGRDPEVRRLGSGEPVVNLRIATSETWRDKQSGERKERTEWHSVVIFNENLAKVAEQYLKKGSKVYIEGQLQTRKWQDQSGVEKYTTEIVLQRFRGELTILDSRQGGSDEYGEGGGGGGYVEDRSGGGSFGRSGAMGGGGSRQPAMSSGGGGGGRSSSSHLDDDIPF from the coding sequence ATGGCTGGTAGCGTCAACAAGGTCATTCTGATCGGCAATCTCGGGCGCGATCCCGAGGTGCGTCGGCTGGGCAGCGGCGAGCCCGTCGTCAATCTGCGCATCGCCACCTCCGAGACCTGGCGCGACAAGCAGAGCGGCGAGCGCAAGGAACGCACCGAGTGGCACTCGGTCGTGATCTTCAACGAGAACCTGGCGAAGGTGGCCGAGCAGTATCTGAAGAAGGGCTCGAAGGTTTATATCGAGGGCCAGCTTCAGACCCGGAAATGGCAGGACCAGTCCGGCGTCGAGAAATACACCACCGAGATCGTGCTGCAGCGTTTCCGCGGCGAGCTCACCATCCTCGACAGCCGCCAGGGCGGCTCCGACGAATATGGCGAGGGCGGCGGGGGCGGCGGCTACGTGGAGGACCGCTCGGGCGGCGGCTCCTTCGGCCGTTCCGGCGCGATGGGCGGCGGCGGCTCGCGCCAGCCGGCCATGTCGAGCGGCGGCGGCGGGGGCGGGCGCTCGTCCTCCAGCCATCTCGACGACGACATCCCGTTCTAG
- the cueR gene encoding Cu(I)-responsive transcriptional regulator, whose translation MNIGEAAARSGVSAKMIRYYESIGLIAAPARSAAQYRVYADEDVHALRFVRRSRDLGFSLEETRELLALWHDKSRASADVKSLAMAHVRELEEKAAELKAMADTLRHLATHCHGDQRPDCPILADFAAAPAARAKA comes from the coding sequence ATGAATATCGGTGAAGCGGCCGCCCGCTCCGGCGTCAGCGCCAAGATGATCCGCTATTACGAGAGCATCGGCCTGATCGCCGCGCCCGCCCGCAGCGCGGCGCAGTACCGGGTCTATGCCGACGAGGACGTGCATGCGCTGCGTTTCGTGCGCCGCTCGCGCGATCTCGGCTTCTCGCTGGAGGAGACGCGCGAATTGCTGGCGCTCTGGCACGACAAGAGCCGGGCCAGCGCCGATGTGAAGAGCCTCGCCATGGCGCATGTGCGCGAACTGGAAGAAAAGGCGGCCGAGCTCAAGGCGATGGCCGACACGCTCAGGCATCTGGCGACGCATTGTCATGGCGACCAGCGCCCCGATTGTCCGATCCTGGCCGATTTCGCCGCCGCGCCGGCGGCGCGGGCCAAAGCCTGA
- a CDS encoding ABC transporter substrate-binding protein → MQIDRRRFVAGTLALGVPSLARAQGAGPIRIGEINSYTAQPAFLKPYRQGWELAQDQINAAGGVLGRKLETVFRDDAGKPEDAVRHAADLVTAGKVDIIAGGFLSNVGLALADYARQNKRLYVASEPLADALVWSQGNRYTFRLRPSTYMQAAMLVEEAAKLPAKKWAIVAPNYEYGQSAVKWFKELLLKARPDVTFVAEQFPALGRIDAGATVQALEAAKPEAIFNVTFAVDLANFVRAGNTRGLFEGRNVVSMLTGEPEYLDTLGAETPEGWIITGYPHADLQTPEHVRFRDAYKAKYGDYPRLGSIVGYETVKAIAAALAKAGTTDNEKLVDAFEGLSFGSAFGPVEFRKIDHQSTLGAYVGKSALRDGKGVMVDWSYRDGAKYLPSDDEVRKLRPGA, encoded by the coding sequence ATGCAGATCGACCGCCGCCGTTTCGTCGCGGGCACGCTTGCCCTCGGCGTTCCCTCGCTGGCCCGCGCCCAGGGTGCGGGGCCGATCCGGATCGGCGAGATCAACAGCTATACCGCCCAGCCGGCCTTCCTGAAACCCTATCGCCAGGGCTGGGAGCTGGCGCAGGACCAGATCAACGCCGCCGGCGGCGTGCTCGGCCGCAAGCTCGAGACGGTGTTCCGCGACGATGCCGGCAAGCCCGAGGACGCGGTGCGCCACGCCGCCGATCTCGTGACCGCGGGCAAGGTCGACATCATCGCCGGCGGCTTCCTCTCCAATGTCGGCCTGGCGCTCGCCGACTACGCCAGGCAGAACAAGCGGCTTTATGTCGCGTCCGAGCCCTTGGCCGACGCGCTCGTCTGGTCGCAGGGCAACCGCTACACCTTCCGCCTGCGGCCCTCGACCTACATGCAGGCGGCGATGCTGGTCGAGGAGGCGGCGAAGCTCCCGGCCAAGAAATGGGCGATCGTCGCGCCGAACTACGAATACGGCCAGTCGGCGGTGAAATGGTTCAAGGAACTGCTCCTGAAGGCGCGCCCCGACGTGACCTTCGTCGCCGAGCAGTTCCCGGCGCTCGGCCGCATCGATGCCGGCGCCACCGTCCAGGCGCTGGAGGCGGCCAAGCCGGAGGCGATCTTCAACGTCACCTTCGCCGTCGACCTCGCCAATTTCGTCCGCGCCGGCAACACGCGCGGCCTGTTCGAGGGGCGCAACGTCGTCTCGATGCTGACCGGGGAGCCGGAATATCTCGACACCCTCGGCGCCGAGACGCCGGAGGGCTGGATCATCACCGGCTACCCTCATGCCGATCTTCAGACGCCGGAGCACGTCAGGTTCCGCGACGCCTACAAGGCGAAATACGGCGATTATCCGCGGCTGGGCTCGATCGTCGGCTACGAGACGGTGAAGGCGATCGCCGCCGCGCTGGCGAAGGCCGGCACGACCGACAACGAGAAGCTCGTCGACGCCTTCGAGGGCCTGAGTTTCGGCTCGGCCTTCGGCCCGGTCGAGTTCCGCAAGATCGACCACCAGTCGACGCTCGGCGCCTATGTCGGCAAGAGCGCGCTGCGCGACGGCAAGGGCGTGATGGTCGACTGGAGCTATCGCGACGGCGCGAAGTACCTGCCCAGCGACGACGAGGTCCGCAAGCTGCGCCCGGGCGCCTGA
- a CDS encoding M20 family metallopeptidase, which yields MDNRNDLWRHVDAHKERLIALSDRVWGMPEVCYTEKRSVAEHVAELKHQGFRLTENVAGIPTAVIGEAGEGGPVIAFLGEYDALPGLSQEAGLAEHRQIEAGGHGHGCGHNLLGSAALLAAVAMKAWLAENGIPGRVRYYGCPAEEGGAGKAFMVRAGAFDDADVAISWHPASVWEVAPALALANTRADFVFTGRAAHAAASPHLGRSALDAVELMNVGVNYMREHMPSDARVHYALLDTGGIAPNVVQAHARVRYSIRARDLRGMLELVQRVKKIAEGAALMTETRMEMRVISAVSDLVANTPLEDAMHKVMEELGPPPFDDADRAFAETIRATLSPQDIAAIWRAIGMPDSGVALADFLVPRDVRRNPAIGSTDIGDVSWVVPTVQAHAPTVAFGTPFHTWQVVAQGKAPAAHKAMVHVAKAMAATGAAVLSDPALMEAAKADHKARLGKEGYISPLPPEVKPPLTMSLG from the coding sequence ATGGACAATCGAAACGATCTCTGGCGGCATGTCGATGCGCATAAGGAGCGCCTGATCGCGCTCTCCGACCGGGTCTGGGGCATGCCCGAGGTGTGCTACACCGAGAAGCGCTCGGTGGCCGAGCATGTCGCCGAGCTGAAGCACCAGGGCTTCCGCCTCACCGAGAACGTCGCCGGCATCCCGACCGCCGTGATCGGCGAGGCCGGCGAAGGCGGCCCGGTCATCGCCTTCCTCGGCGAGTACGACGCCCTGCCCGGCCTGTCGCAGGAGGCCGGCCTCGCCGAGCACAGGCAGATCGAGGCCGGCGGCCACGGCCATGGCTGCGGCCACAACCTCCTGGGCTCGGCCGCCCTGCTCGCGGCGGTGGCGATGAAGGCGTGGCTCGCCGAAAACGGTATCCCCGGCCGCGTGCGCTACTATGGCTGCCCGGCCGAGGAAGGCGGCGCCGGCAAGGCCTTCATGGTCCGGGCCGGCGCCTTCGACGATGCCGATGTCGCCATCTCCTGGCACCCGGCCAGCGTCTGGGAGGTCGCGCCGGCGCTGGCGCTCGCCAACACCCGCGCCGATTTCGTCTTCACCGGCCGCGCCGCGCATGCGGCCGCCTCGCCCCATCTCGGCCGCTCGGCGCTCGATGCGGTGGAACTCATGAATGTCGGCGTCAACTACATGCGCGAGCATATGCCGAGCGATGCGCGCGTGCATTATGCCCTGCTCGACACCGGCGGCATCGCGCCGAACGTCGTGCAGGCCCATGCCCGCGTCCGCTACTCGATCCGCGCGCGCGACCTGCGCGGCATGCTGGAGCTCGTCCAGCGCGTGAAGAAGATCGCCGAAGGCGCGGCGCTGATGACGGAAACCCGGATGGAGATGCGCGTGATCAGCGCCGTTTCCGACCTCGTCGCCAACACGCCGCTCGAGGACGCCATGCACAAGGTGATGGAGGAGCTCGGCCCGCCGCCTTTCGACGATGCCGACAGGGCCTTCGCCGAAACGATCCGGGCCACGCTCTCGCCGCAGGACATCGCCGCGATCTGGCGCGCCATCGGCATGCCCGACAGCGGCGTGGCGCTCGCCGATTTCCTCGTCCCGCGCGACGTCCGGCGCAATCCGGCGATCGGCTCGACCGATATCGGCGATGTCAGCTGGGTCGTGCCGACCGTGCAGGCCCATGCGCCGACGGTGGCGTTCGGCACGCCGTTCCACACCTGGCAGGTGGTGGCGCAGGGCAAGGCGCCCGCCGCCCACAAGGCGATGGTGCATGTCGCCAAGGCGATGGCCGCGACCGGCGCCGCCGTGCTGAGCGATCCGGCCCTGATGGAAGCCGCCAAGGCCGACCACAAGGCGCGGCTGGGCAAGGAAGGCTACATCTCGCCGCTGCCGCCGGAGGTTAAGCCGCCGCTGACGATGTCGCTGGGGTGA
- the exbD gene encoding TonB system transport protein ExbD: protein MGVSLKEPQDGDLGEVSDINVTPFIDVILVLLIIFMVAAPLSTVDVAVDLPVSNAQPQPRPDTPVFLTVKGDLSLALGNDGVPREALQATLDQRTGHDREQRVFLRADGAVAYRELMEVMNLLRNAGYLKIALVGLEDTGQGAAAEPKP, encoded by the coding sequence ATGGGCGTTTCCCTCAAGGAGCCGCAGGACGGCGACCTCGGCGAGGTCAGCGACATCAACGTCACGCCGTTCATCGACGTCATCCTCGTGCTGCTGATCATCTTCATGGTGGCGGCGCCGCTCTCGACCGTCGATGTCGCCGTCGACCTGCCGGTCTCGAACGCGCAGCCGCAGCCGCGGCCGGACACGCCGGTCTTCCTGACGGTGAAGGGCGATCTCTCGCTCGCGCTCGGCAATGACGGCGTGCCGCGCGAGGCCCTGCAGGCGACGCTCGACCAGCGGACGGGGCATGACCGCGAGCAGCGGGTCTTCCTGCGCGCCGACGGCGCCGTCGCCTATCGCGAGCTGATGGAGGTGATGAACCTCCTGCGCAATGCCGGCTATCTCAAGATCGCGCTGGTCGGGCTCGAGGATACCGGGCAGGGCGCCGCCGCGGAGCCGAAGCCATGA
- a CDS encoding ABC transporter ATP-binding protein, which produces MAALLELSGVEAWYGRAKILHGVGFAVGHGEVVALMGRNGAGKSTTLKTVMGLVPEPQGTIRFEGKDIAGREPHRIARLGIGYVPEDRRVFSDLDVMENLEVGRQPPREGAPHWTPERLFDLFPNLGRMRERPGGAMSGGEQQMLTIARTLMGNPRLLLLDEPSEGLAPVIVEAMARTIRLLKGEGLSVLLCEQNLHFAGDIADRAVIIEKGLIRFDGTMAALKDDEAARRQYLAL; this is translated from the coding sequence ATGGCGGCGCTCCTCGAACTTTCCGGCGTCGAGGCCTGGTATGGCCGCGCCAAGATCCTGCACGGCGTCGGCTTCGCGGTCGGGCATGGCGAGGTCGTCGCGCTGATGGGCCGCAACGGCGCCGGCAAGTCGACGACGCTGAAGACGGTGATGGGCCTGGTGCCTGAGCCGCAAGGCACGATCCGCTTCGAGGGCAAGGACATCGCCGGCCGCGAGCCCCATCGAATCGCCCGCCTCGGCATCGGCTATGTGCCGGAGGACCGGCGCGTCTTCTCCGATCTCGACGTGATGGAAAACCTCGAGGTCGGCCGCCAGCCGCCGCGTGAGGGAGCGCCGCACTGGACGCCGGAGCGTCTGTTCGATCTCTTCCCCAATCTCGGCCGCATGCGCGAGCGGCCGGGCGGGGCGATGTCGGGCGGCGAGCAGCAGATGCTGACCATCGCCCGCACGCTGATGGGCAATCCGCGCCTGCTCCTGCTCGACGAGCCCTCGGAGGGCCTCGCCCCCGTCATCGTCGAGGCGATGGCCAGGACCATCCGCCTGCTGAAGGGCGAGGGGCTTTCGGTCCTGCTCTGCGAGCAGAACCTGCATTTCGCCGGCGACATCGCCGACCGCGCCGTCATCATCGAGAAGGGGCTGATCCGCTTCGACGGCACGATGGCCGCGCTCAAGGACGACGAGGCGGCGCGGCGCCAGTATCTGGCGCTCTGA
- a CDS encoding MarR family winged helix-turn-helix transcriptional regulator: protein MDPAEDAEDGLGRHHRLASGRADSAVPEPVDLAGYVLDEQFGFLLRQIQQRYVAMFLEMMGPDGPTPPQFATLCRLAADGRISQNQLGRMTAMDPATIRGVVTRLEERGLVERLNDPDDKRRVLVQLSPRGREQLPGYIVRAKAITIAALDPMEAQEVTPLLDLMRRLLSGFRAPDTGAAPPRRP, encoded by the coding sequence ATGGACCCCGCAGAAGACGCAGAAGACGGGTTGGGCCGGCATCACCGCCTCGCCAGCGGCCGGGCCGATTCCGCCGTTCCCGAACCGGTCGATCTCGCCGGCTATGTGCTGGACGAGCAGTTCGGCTTCCTGTTGCGCCAGATCCAGCAGCGCTATGTCGCGATGTTCCTCGAGATGATGGGGCCGGACGGGCCGACGCCGCCGCAATTCGCCACGCTGTGCCGGCTCGCCGCCGACGGGCGGATATCCCAGAACCAGCTCGGCCGCATGACCGCGATGGACCCGGCCACGATCCGCGGCGTGGTGACGCGGCTGGAAGAACGTGGCCTCGTCGAGCGCCTGAACGATCCCGACGACAAGCGGCGCGTTCTGGTCCAGCTCAGTCCGCGCGGACGCGAGCAGCTGCCCGGCTACATCGTGCGCGCCAAGGCGATCACCATCGCCGCGCTCGATCCGATGGAGGCGCAGGAGGTTACGCCGCTGCTCGATCTGATGCGGCGCCTGCTCTCAGGCTTCAGAGCGCCAGATACTGGCGCCGCGCCGCCTCGTCGTCCTTGA
- a CDS encoding winged helix-turn-helix domain-containing protein encodes MPSLSLRIQLDPEGRIGPGKIALLENIAAHGSISAAGRAMEMSYRRAWELVEELNLLFGKPVVERRIGGRDGGGARLTALGEALILRFRAVERAAADAAAEHLAALQAEIDRPGRD; translated from the coding sequence GTGCCCTCGCTCAGCCTGCGCATCCAGCTCGACCCGGAAGGCCGGATCGGCCCCGGCAAGATCGCCCTGCTCGAGAACATCGCGGCGCATGGCTCCATCTCCGCGGCCGGCCGGGCGATGGAGATGTCCTATCGGCGCGCCTGGGAGCTGGTCGAGGAGCTTAACCTGCTCTTCGGCAAGCCGGTGGTCGAGCGCCGGATCGGCGGCCGCGATGGCGGGGGCGCACGGCTGACCGCGCTCGGAGAAGCCCTGATCCTGCGTTTCCGCGCCGTCGAGCGGGCCGCGGCCGACGCTGCCGCCGAGCACCTGGCGGCGCTGCAGGCCGAGATCGACCGGCCCGGACGGGACTGA